AGTAACTATAGGATTATTCATTATTGAATAGGATTATATGCCactgtattatttatttttctttctatttgtgGATTCTACGTGAATCacttacttattttatttacgctctgtttgtttcagcaatgatgttttctagaaaatgaattattttctaaaaaatattttctataaaactatctcattttctaatgtttggtagcaactttaaatgagttgaaaaacaacctcataACTTCCCTTATCTAGCTTGCtttgagatagagttgttttccaaaaaaatttaatggaaaacaatctccaaaaataagccatactttttatgttgaccaaagataattttcctttgactcatctttttttatgctaccaaatactggaaaacaaagaaaaatatctttccacaaggttttccattgaaacaaacggagcgttaatttttacttatttttcttattatttgtgaGTCTTACATGagttatctatttattttatttaacttttactactttttatttgtagtatttaaaaaaaaagctagataaattatttttaaatggataCTAAATTTATTATAGCATGAATTAGGAAAGTTTGGAACATCTTAACAAGTATTTAAATTGTGTGTGAATTAGTGAGTGTCTCTAgactttttgaaatattttagtgTTGGTCTAAACCATTCTTATAGCATAAAACTAAGGGTTCTCGTCGTATTTTTATGGATTAATGGATCACCAATGAGTCATTGCTTACTATTGAGTCCACGTGTGAGTTCATGTCCACTTCTACATGATCCATGGCTGCCTAATCTTGACAACATTGATTACTACTTTAATCAATCACTacttgctttgtttgtttttctcctATGAGAGCTTTGTAGTAATTACTATTTTATAAGAACTTTGAAGTACTAAACACAAgtactttattaattttagcaCACGTTCATTCAATGGAACAACGAGCTTTCCCtttgccaccaaaaaaaaaaaaaaaaaaaaaaagaagaagaagaagaagcacgTAATTTTGCACACCGTAATTTATGCACTATATAAACCTCGGTTAGATAGTCACATCCATCATTCTTAATCAATTGACACCCACCAATAGAAAATtatgataattaaaataaaacaaaatgtcGAAAAGATTAACCAAACATTCCAAGCTCctattaaaatagaaaaatacatGTACCATTTTAGGTAATTGAAGAGATGGTATATGAATCAGAGAGAAACTCTACCTAACGGTCCTCACAATCTTTTACTTTTAGTAactattatttgttttaaccATATATAATTAAATCTTAAATGTGCAAAATTTTGGTGTATTGAAACGAGAGCTCGCAAGTCACATCACAATTTACAACCTCCCAGGCAAAAAGATTCTTATAAATGCttattatagaatttaaattttatccgtaaggaaaaggaaaaagaaatagtCACGTGGGAAATGCTCTAAGTAAATGCAGATAATTACCGTTCACCTGTTAGTTAAAGCTGAGCAAGGGCAATGGTGCACGTGCATAccaaacatttttgtttttttgcttctACGTGCATACCAAACATTGCAATAAAAATCTTACAGGTGCCCGGCGCACAAGCCATTTCTTTAACTGACAAGTGGGCCTTGTAGGTGTAGAGTCTACCTGTCAATAAGAGAGATGTCTCATGTGCTGGACATAAGGGTGTGCATTGGTCGGGTTAAGAGATTTTTTTGACCCAACTCATGGGTCAAAAAATTCGACCCAATCCAATTCATCACATATATCCAACCTAACCCACATGGGTCGAGTTAGGTCTGGTTGAACCTATGGGTtggacttttttattattattattattattaaatttaactcatatttttttatgaattatataatatatttaaatatatattaaagaaagtaataggattttatattatatatgtttgtaggaatttatGAAGTGGTCTACAATTgggttttaactaaaaaaaaaaattttattaaatatataatatattttaaatatatattaaaatatgggtgggtcgggtcGGATTTGGCaggtttgtaattttataacccaaacccaactcgACTAGCtacaaaaatttttttataacccaacccaccaagccctaaaaaccgacccaacctgACGGGTTGGGTTGAGTCGGGTTGGGTCTGGTTTGGCAGGTTGGTGGGTTTTCTGCACACCCCTAACTAGGCGCATGAGATACTCACTCAACATTGCAATGGTAAAAGTCAACCAAACtaattattaaaaagtaaatgttAATAGATATCCTTAATGCActggttaataatctatttaaagaaaaattttatgggaaaaaaaataattaatattttgacatcttttttcatttctcataaaagttatgtcaaaaatttcttaaaatggattattaaccattaCCCGTGGTGTGGGGCCCACCTATCAGTGAGAGAGATGTCTCATGCGCGGGGAGCATGAGATACTCTCTTAACATTGCAATGGTAAAAGTCAGCCGAACtaattattaaaaagtaaatgttAACGGATATCCTTAATACACTGGTTAATagtctatttaaaaaaattatgggaaaaaaataattaatattttgacaaatttttttatttctcaaaaaagtggtgtcaaatttttttttaaaattgattattaaTCATTACCTTAAAGGCACTCGTTAATATgacccttattaaaaaaaagaaaaatgtttctttccaaactaatttagaaataaactttttaaaaatttaaggaTTTGACCGTTGGACGGATGTCCTTATTTATAttctctatacttgcaaaattttaagaagaataaagatcaatagttatatcatcaaACCATCGTGTACCCTTGATGCAGTGGTCACTCTATAAAtgtaagtgcttgtggggtgtggggggagGTAAGGGTGAGAGTTCAAATCTCCAAGAGGGAATTTCACACagatatacacttagattagagcagagtaaaatttctatcttatttaaaaaaatagttatgtcatcaacaaaatgtttaaattttaagtttttgtgatctaaaattatgcataaaaaaataaggtttattgatccaataataaataatatcttgTTTGAACTAGATTTGACATatgtgttaagaatataaaaaaacaagtaatcaaacggttaaattttcaaaattcacatataataaaaaaaaaaacatataagaactaggaagtttgaagggtttctccttttccttaaaaattttattttttctttgtccaTAGACTagaaaaaaggggaaaattattagatattttcataatacacattaataaaatttaccaTCAACATAAAAGGAGAGAGTAAGAGCAACTACATTAGTTGATGCAAAGttgtgcaaaataaaaaaagttgctcattttacacattttgagcaaaaaagaaCCCACATTAGtaggtgtaaaattgtgcatttatacacaattgctacagtaaccgtgcatatatgcataaatgcatggttactgtagcacttgcatttactattttaataatttattatttctccttGTCTCTGGGTTTTGGTCACTCTCACCTCACTCTCCCTTTCTTCATTTGATCAAATCCTGCCTCTATTGCCATTGATCATCAAACCACGTTGATCACCAACCACGCCAATCAAATCATCAAACGAAGGCCTCTCCAATCATCAAACCACGCCGATCAAATCATCAATGGGTTTCGGGTTGGGTGGGTGATGATTTGGCTTGACTGGGTTTCGGGTTGAGTGGGTGATGAACGAGTTTGGGATTGAATGGGTTTTGCTGTGTttggaaatgggttggaaattGCATTGTTGTTGATAAATaaatgtgaagaagaagaaagaaaaaaaaaaggaattgtgaTTTGATAGCTTGGTGTTTGGAAAATGGGTGATAGTTTGTAGAGTTTTTGAgttcaaaaatctattttggatTCAAAGTTTGGTCACTGGGTTGACAGGTGGGTTGATGGTGGTGGCTGGGTGAGTGTGAATTGATCTGaagatgaatattttatttgaataaatatgtataatagACAAATTAATGTAAGTATTTTGTAAGAatgaaagtataaaaaaaagaagaagtaagtTTTAGATgtacaaaatttacaaaaattttgcatCCACATTAGTGGATCTCTAACACATTACtgtaataatagaaaaatttaatcattactATCTCCAACGTGGGTGTGAGGAGGTTTCTCCCCATCAATTTGGAAGTACACCCATTCAAAAGTAAATCTCCTATAAAGGGGGAACCACATATTATTAACAGAGAAGATTGTACTTGAAAGGAATTATTTTACTTGATCATGTATGACATGTGTCTGCAACAACCcaaaaaagagggagaaaaaaaaaaagggcttcAGCTTTCGCTTgcccataataataataataataataataaagcaacGAGAATAACATTGGATCAGCATGTagcattttcttgattttttgttttccttttttgggggaattaaaagaTAGCAGCAAATTCCTGACTAGAAGGTGCCAATCAGACAGGCCTCATTTTAGTAGTTGGGCCATTTGGGCACATGAGGTTTTCAAAACTATAATGACAGTTTTAAGCCGGGTCTTGCTAAAATCTTCAAAGGCTCAGGGGCGTTTGGCATGAGATTTtggataataatttttaatttttaaataatattatccgtatttttatgtatttttttacccacatatatttaaaaaatatataaacaatattattagaaCAATGTTACCAAACGGACCCTCAATTAGCCCAAGTAGAATTGCTATGGCTGGTTGCCCCacttttgaacatttttttcttcttcttttaaaccTATATTTTGacagtatttttattttgatctttGAGTTTTTCAACTGATTATCATTCAAATAATTGTTGTTCTCTTAATAGCGGAAAAAACTTACGTGATTAATGGATTACATaacttgtaaaaataaataaataaaagcacaTGCACATAATATAAGTTCTTCAatttaaaagatagaaaaaattaatttaaacattcaatcttcaatttcatttctctcacttttttaGCAACCAAACATACAAAAAATCTCCTTTGAATAATGCCAATCACACTTTTCATGCGAGAAGCTCGTTTGTCTTCACTTTCTTGacaaccaaataaataagtCATTCTAGATAATTATCTCTCGGGAAAATCTTCTTGACATCTCTCTTTTATGTTCTTATCATTCATAccatttgataggccaaaaatgtattgacccatttggcaaattaattaatttttcaaattaattaattaagtcaatttaacttGCAatagtgtggtagcacaaacaaatcaccaattaaattaaatgtaatagaaaataaatttgacatggtgatttgtttacggatggggaaaacctccaaggcaaaaccccactgggtaaatttaaggtcaccactcctgagaatccactattatcaaaacaagtgattacaagtaaaagaaatcccagtacctaataccaacttacaattgaacctttactctaatacccaattggacttgtattgtagcggtaATCTCTCCATTCAATGCacaaatcctagtacgtgactaaccaatgatacatggatcccagtacgtgactaattcctttgcacgaatcccagtacatgattCACTCActaacttgaggaagatgttggctgcaaagttcttcagttcatcaacataaatatcatgaagatcaaaaagcttcttagtcacaaaacccttagcgcaaagacgcagtagtttttacaaagagaaagatgaactagaaCAAtttctgtctccggtcacaatatgcgTGTAACAACAAGTGCAACATCTTTTGCATCATCTGTGCAACACTTGTGacaactcttaaaataatccttatatatgtctagggttgtgagaaaagaaatcttacacaaatactcaaggatatgcttgtaatcagatctgaaaattttgatttcgtaattcttgacAGATACAACTTGTGTCGAATTTCAACATTAACTCTCGATAGATAAACTTCTATcaagacatctgtcgagctttaataaataacacttcttcattttttttgaacagatttgcatgactttaCAACTTGGCTTgaataacatgtttcttgaagtcttaaaccatcctagatcttcccaattacaagtaaagtgcgttttgtcaaataattagccaattatatcaaatatgtccctaacaccattgattttaatttaaagaaataaaatattgatataaaaaaaaatagaaagtatgtaataaaaaaatgtacGCTAATAATTCTAtctactcatttttttttcaaacctaTTTCACATatcaacttttaacttttaattagttaattttattttaagagatGAAAAAAGATGGGCAAGTCAATGGCATAACCGCATAAGCCAAGGTTAATGGGGTTGCAATCTTCTCCTAATCTTCTAAAACTAACCATTTTCAATTGAGCTTACTTAAACCCACACTAAAAggtaaacaataattttatatttagacaatattatatttatatactcATATGCCGTGTAAtctctaaattatttataagaatattatttgtgagcaatataatttaaaagatagTTCATAATTTACAAGCTGATTGGATTAAATAAACGctattttaatttatgtaaatACGAACTTGATGTAACTATTTTCATacatgataaaataatatatgttgaatctctctctctctctctggatgAATATTTTGTTTCCCCCGGGGAAaaaattttcttccttttctactACTTATTAGGAAAAATTTCTAGCACAATTTGACATTCTATGCTCCTTTCATTCTATTTTAAGAAGAATAACACACCTATGGATAATTCAACTGGTTATTTCGGCATTCCGGAGGAGGTTCGGACCCAACAGAGCAATAGTCATAAACCAAGTATTTTTTTCTCACGTTTTCATAAGCACGTTGCTGTTGAGAGTCTAAATGCCAATACTTCTCCCCATTCCATGAAAATGTGGGGGAATAGCATTCAGAAGATGCAATGGTGCTGTTTTGAGCTGAGCAACCATCAATGTCAAATCTTTGATAGTGGGCTTGGAAGGGTGCTTGACTCCAATTAGGCTCACCAGCCCATGTTCCACTCCATATGGTCGCCTCTATTTGCATTGCTTGTACCGGGTAATCCACTCCAATATTTACATTATTCTTGAACACCCTGATGGGAGTACCATCCACGAACCACCTATACATAAACTTCAATGTTAGAAAATagagattaaattcaataataagaatGTGGTGTAAAATCTAAGTTTTACTCATCAAATTTCAACCTGTCACATCATcatattacatattaaaaaaatagaccCAACTAcactcaattaattttaatacccatttgaaaatctaacttaactgtgagtttattgagatgttattatgtgtagtaggatgtattgaattttaagtaaaaaattgatatgataATCTCTTATTAGATggtgtaaaacatgagttttacacccTCATCCTTATCAAATTcgaactctaaaaaatattgtcatttataaacaaataaaaggaaaaaaaaaaaaaaactcttacaCTCATTTACATCTATTATTTTACATCAATATTCACAATTAATACAAGAATATTCaccttcctcaaaaaaaaaaaaaatacaagaatatTCACATTGTAAAAATATCcaccatttaaataaaaaaaaaagtatataaaaaagtaGATACTAAAAAATGAGTGTAAGAGTACTAAAATATGAGGGGAGAGATATTATTCATACACCACTTGATGTTGGTTCCAAAGTAACTGGTAATCATGAAAGTCTTCCGTCGCATCAAACCAAAGAGAGATTCTTTCCTCCCTATTACCTTTACCATTTGTAAACACATTTGTGTGCAACAAATAAGGTTGTGTCTTATTAGTacccaaaaactcaaaatcGAGCTCGTCGTGGTTTTTTGTATATGATCTTAGCTGCCATAAACCCACACGAGTATTAGCATCATATATTGCATGCATGcatacaaaatttgaaaaacaaaggGATTAACCAATTAATGGAGATGGgtctaaaaattgaaatactTACGTAGAAGGTTGTGATAATTCCAGTTGTATCTTTGTTCGGGAGTTTCATTCTCATCTTAAAGAATCCAgaattataagtttttaaagATCTAAAACCAGAACCTGTGTTGTGCATACATacacatggaaaaaaaatatttaagataagcATGAGATTATCTCATTTAGACGGGAGCATCATACCCACTACACACTTATAAAAATCATAATGATGCAAATAACACAAACTCAAGTTAACATCTGTATATACAAGTGCGTGCACAAATTAATTTGACGaacaattataaaattgaaGGTCAACCTGAAAATTGGTCAATTGAAATTTGACACTCTTTCTCTTGGTTAAGAAGCTGGATATGTTCTTGTCCGTACATGATGACatagttttgtgaccaaggaacATCCTCGGCAGCACTAGTATCCCCAGCAGAAGCTACAAGCAGAATTGCCAAAAGACAAAGCACTAATGAATCCATGAACAAAGTgcgagtgtgtgtgtgtaatcaAGGGAAAGAAATCTAGGTTGTAGCACTGTGGTTTGTGGTCTTTTACTATTGTGTTTTGTTTATGTAGCAAACACCTTGGTTCCTGAAAAGGACAGCTCCAAAAATAGAGTAGGAAACAACTTAATCACGAATTGTGTCACTTTTCTATGATTCACGAGCTAGCTAGATGACTACAAATCTTTTGTTCACTTATTACTTTATATTCTATCAATCATAACTtataatgtatttttatttatttatttatttatttattttactttccttataaaataatttaaaatagaaataaaaattagatacATGACATACCATAATTAGCGGAGCACAAAGtataacacaaaaaataaaacaatggatatatatttataaattttcttttcttttctctttttaagaaAGGGTAAGTAGGATTCCTTAGATAAAATCATGCTGAAGAATTGGAAAGAGATCCTATGAGAGATCCTCCATccatacaaataaattgtgattTAATAAAGATCTATGGGCTAAGATATGAGTTACAGCATTTTGCCTTTGTGCATGTAAAAAActgaaacaaaa
This genomic stretch from Castanea sativa cultivar Marrone di Chiusa Pesio chromosome 1, ASM4071231v1 harbors:
- the LOC142644414 gene encoding xyloglucan endotransglucosylase/hydrolase protein 2-like, translated to MDSLVLCLLAILLVASAGDTSAAEDVPWSQNYVIMYGQEHIQLLNQEKECQISIDQFSGSGFRSLKTYNSGFFKMRMKLPNKDTTGIITTFYLRSYTKNHDELDFEFLGTNKTQPYLLHTNVFTNGKGNREERISLWFDATEDFHDYQLLWNQHQVVWFVDGTPIRVFKNNVNIGVDYPVQAMQIEATIWSGTWAGEPNWSQAPFQAHYQRFDIDGCSAQNSTIASSECYSPTFSWNGEKYWHLDSQQQRAYENVRKKYLVYDYCSVGSEPPPECRNNQLNYP